The Cylindrospermopsis curvispora GIHE-G1 genome contains a region encoding:
- a CDS encoding cell division protein FtsQ/DivIB: MTGMLSVSRQDLVKRRQKLRRHRQVKILTAVWRILATSSIAGGMFWIILGPVWLITTPGQILMRSGNQILPQKTVQRLLQFSYPQSLWRIRPAAIAQSLERQPTIAQAIVKRRLFPPGLNIEIQERLPVAMIQPSSKSNATNCLSNPQAPSKKVTSPAIPCSQNPKGDDINLIDASGNLIPWEKYIAFNPQGKLPALKVLGSPEQYHPYWVLVYQAIRENYLNVMEIDFRDPTNVIFKMELGTVHLGIPVVQLDQKIQRLREMGNLKAKFKSGEIVYIDIQSPDYPLVQLHQ, translated from the coding sequence ATGACAGGCATGTTATCGGTTTCTCGTCAGGATTTGGTTAAACGGAGACAAAAATTGCGTCGCCATAGACAAGTGAAAATTCTTACAGCTGTTTGGCGAATTCTAGCCACTAGTAGCATTGCAGGGGGAATGTTTTGGATAATATTGGGACCGGTTTGGTTGATCACAACTCCCGGACAAATTTTGATGAGATCGGGGAATCAAATACTACCCCAGAAAACAGTTCAAAGACTGCTGCAATTTTCTTATCCTCAGTCCTTATGGCGAATTAGACCCGCTGCAATTGCCCAATCTCTGGAAAGACAACCAACTATTGCCCAGGCAATAGTTAAGCGTCGTCTGTTTCCACCTGGGTTAAATATTGAGATTCAAGAAAGACTACCAGTAGCAATGATTCAACCTTCGTCAAAATCTAATGCAACTAATTGTCTCTCCAATCCTCAGGCCCCTTCAAAAAAAGTCACCTCACCCGCAATTCCATGTTCGCAAAATCCCAAAGGTGATGATATAAATTTAATAGATGCCAGTGGAAACTTGATCCCTTGGGAAAAATATATTGCCTTCAATCCCCAGGGTAAATTACCTGCTTTGAAAGTATTAGGTTCACCAGAACAATATCACCCTTACTGGGTTCTGGTGTATCAAGCCATCCGAGAGAATTATTTAAACGTAATGGAAATTGATTTTCGAGATCCGACAAATGTGATTTTCAAAATGGAATTAGGTACTGTACATTTGGGGATTCCTGTGGTGCAATTAGATCAGAAAATACAGAGGCTCAGGGAAATGGGTAATTTAAAAGCAAAATTTAAA